The proteins below come from a single Drosophila suzukii chromosome X, CBGP_Dsuzu_IsoJpt1.0, whole genome shotgun sequence genomic window:
- the dec gene encoding defective chorion protein, FC125 isoform isoform X2: MRLHSLLPLLALLVAQAAGQDPPADAGKTTNSSTDTRPRIPTRDEILGQMPPITPIRTGNPQMDAFYMMFPALGSLLRWGSLFPAYSFLGAIPDDLQPSAAASKVVLVLAEDATAKTRVARQNTAPNPLGQLMNWPQDFQMPAMPDFGPQVGSFFAQLPTLPAMPSLLGAAAPVPAAAPAADPAPPAPAPAADPPASAAADTVAQQPILSQAALQNAFSFLNPANFDASSILGQGIPQGISQLPQLPQLSQSIPQLPPPNMDFVAQMQKQFFPQQAAGTDAQASDISEVRVRPEVSYSPEAQMAQQKINAAMEKEQEKEQDQERVPLLWFRMPSTQGQDASEEKTLDDLRVEAKLRAFEHQVIAELKMLQKIELLAKQMRSNAAAQSGDSPNRVSYPLSRTPVHKITRADIEQALRDDYVRRLVNKEAQRKARNQPGHTNQKANGLKRQAMPQQTLSKEDIVQVMAYAYRMANEQMEAEKGKQDKMYAAYRNSEGQTANQQAQDQRQMDQQRQVGQNSQMQRQWSEDQAKIQQNEQQRQVGQNSQMQRQWSEDQAKIQQNEQQRQVGQNSQMQRHWSEDQAKIQQNEQQRQVGQNSQMQRQWSEDQAKIQLNEQQRQVSQTSQIIQSMQQQRQWAEEQAKLLQNEQQRQVSQDSQMIQTMQQQRQWLEDLAKIQQNEQQRQVSQDSQIIQTMQQQRQMAEDQAKAQGMTQQNPTMMQQRQWVEDPQVVQQMQQRQWAEDEARMQQRQMMEQQRQLSEEQAQQNAMMMQQMQQRQMMQENPAMMKQRQWAQENPQSDQQPSMMMMQQPRMEQTPMMMEQVGRNDDPMDAIVGEAGPQMKENEGTARHKVDFLGIGGNKRKKFKSNSPPPTVINYYYSAPVQRPVAQGYGSSYGTSYGGGGYGSNAYGVPSPSNAYRAAVGNDEVDSMLRQHQTMARTINPIQQPSQVGGSERQESSSNPPLATTPAPQEQPQSQPQEHRVQKSSSSAPSETEIENANAPSSSDPQVGSIYTYGEGLLHPFMGLLPVDRPDDPWNQKPYDPHHPLYSGGGSYAAYLKDGRHRRDTHIMGQGSENGILTPGMLERLLRIKVDFQRRFPHLYQGMLNHHTNLTRVEVQPPVLGNVTKPKVKAREEDETDEPVFELGAAERSLFEDEANDPLENEPEPEPDEEDDRDVEEPKESGEPRDFSSSRKYRDDNDIDYFNFDDDDVDDSTFFYKANKNKY; the protein is encoded by the exons ATGAGATTGCACAGCCTGCTGCCGCTCCTGGCACTCCTTGTCGCCCAGGCGGCCGGTCAAGATCCCCCGGCGGATGCCGGAAAAACGACCAACTCCTCCACGGACACCAGACCAAGGATTCCCACCAGGGATGAG ATTCTTGGCCAGATGCCGCCCATCACTCCCATTCGCACTGGCAATCCCCAGATGGACGCCTTCTACATGATGTTCCCAGCGTTGGGCAGCCTCCTCCGCTGGGGCAGCCTGTTCCCGGCCTACTCGTTCCTGGGTGCCATTCCTGATGACCTCCAGCCCTCTGCAGCTGCCTCCAAGGTGGTGCTCGTCCTGGCCGAGGATGCCACGGCCAAGACGCGAGTTGCTCGTCAGAATACCGCGCCCAATCCTCTGGGTCAGCTGATGAACTGGCCACAGGACTTCCAAATGCCTGCAATGCCCGACTTTGGCCCGCAGGTTGGATCGTTTTTTGCCCAACTGCCGACTTTGCCGGCCATGCCTAGCCTTTTGGGTGCCGCAGCTCCAGTTCCTGCTGCCGCTCCAGCTGCTGATCCTGCTCCTCCGGCACCGGCTCCAGCTGCCGATCCTCCAGCATCCGCTGCAGCCGACACGGTTGCCCAACAACCTATCCTAAGCCAGGCAGCTCTGCAGAACGCCTTCTCCTTCCTGAATCCGGCGAACTTTGATGCCAGCAGTATACTGGGCCAGGGTATTCCCCAGGGTATTTCCCAGCTTCCTCAGCTTCCCCAGCTGTCCCAGAGTATTCCCCAGCTTCCCCCTCCCAATATGGACTTCGTGGCCCAAATGCAGAAGCAGTTCTTCCCACAACAAGCAGCTGGAACAGATGCCCAGGCCTCCGACATATCCGAGGTGAGGGTGCGTCCCGAGGTTTCCTACTCGCCAGAGGCACAGATGGCCCAGCAGAAGATCAATGCGGCAATGGAGAAGGAGCAGGAGAAGGAACAGGATCAGGAGCGAGTGCCCCTCCTCTGGTTCCGAATGCCCAGCACTCAGGGCCAGGATGCGTCGGAGGAGAAGACCCTGGACGATCTGCGAGTGGAGGCCAAGCTGAGGGCCTTCGAGCATCAGGTGATAGCCGAATTGAAAATGCTGCAGAAGATCGAGCTGCTGGCCAAGCAGATGAGGTCCAATGCGGCCGCACAGTCTGGAGATTCTCCCAACCGGGTTAGCTACCCCCTGAGTCGCACACCCGTCCACAAGATCACACGGGCCGATATCGAGCAGGCTCTGCGGGATGATTATGTCCGGCGATTGGTCAACAAGGAGGCCCAACGCAAGGCCAGGAACCAACCAGGCCATACCAACCAGAAGGCAAACGGCTTGAAGCGTCAGGCTATGCCCCAACAGACTCTGTCCAAGGAGGACATCGTCCAGGTCATGGCCTATGCCTATCGCATGGCCAACGAGCAGATGGAAGCCGAGAAGGGCAAGCAGGACAAGATGTACGCGGCCTACAGAAATTCCGAGGGTCAGACGGCCAACCAACAGGCCCAGGATCAGAGGCAGATGGATCAGCAGAGACAAGTGGGTCAGAATTCTCAGATGCAGCGACAGTGGTCAGAGGATCAGGCCAAGATTCAACAGAATGAACAACAGAGACAAGTGGGTCAGAATTCTCAGATGCAGCGACAGTGGTCAGAGGATCAGGCCAAGATTCAACAGAATGAACAACAGAGACAAGTGGGTCAGAATTCTCAGATGCAGCGACATTGGTCAGAGGATCAGGCCAAGATCCAACAGAATGAACAGCAGAGACAAGTGGGTCAGAATTCTCAGATGCAGCGACAATGGTCAGAGGATCAGGCCAAGATTCAACTGAATGAACAGCAAAGACAAGTGTCGCAGACCTCTCAGATTATTCAATCTATGCAGCAACAGCGACAGTGGGCCGAGGAGCAGGCCAAACTCCTACAGAATGAACAACAGAGACAAGTGTCGCAGGATTCTCAGATGATTCAAACGATGCAGCAGCAGCGACAGTGGTTAGAGGATCTGGCCAAGATTCAACAGAATGAACAGCAGAGACAAGTGTCGCAGGATTCTCAGATAATTCAAACGATGCAGCAGCAGCGACAGATGGCCGAGGATCAGGCCAAGGCTCAAGGAATGACCCAACAGAATCCCACGATGATGCAACAAAGGCAGTGGGTGGAGGATCCTCAAGTGGTTCAACAGATGCAGCAGAGGCAGTGGGCCGAGGATGAGGCCAGAATGCAGCAGAGGCAGATGATGGAACAGCAAAGACAATTGTCCGAGGAGCAGGCTCAGCAGAATGCCATGATGATGCAGCAAATGCAGCAGAGGCAGATGATGCAAGAGAATCCCGCGATGATGAAGCAGCGCCAGTGGGCCCAGGAGAACCCCCAATCGGACCAGCAGCCctcgatgatgatgatgcagCAACCACGAATGGAGCAGACTCCCATGATGATGGAACAGGTCGGCCGAAATGATGATCCTATGGACGCCATAGTTGGTGAGGCGGGTCCCCAGATGAAGGAGAACGAAGGAACCGCCCGGCACAAAG TGGATTTCTTGGGAATTGGCGGCAACAAGCGCAAGAAGTTCAAGTCCAATTCGCCACCGCCCACGGTGATCAACTATTACTACTCGGCACCGGTTCAGCGTCCCGTTGCCCAGGGTTACGGAAGTAGTTATGGAACCAGCTACGGAGGCGGGGGCTACGGATCGAATGCCTATGGTGTGCCCTCCCCATCGAACGCCTACCGGGCAGCCGTGGGCAACGATGAGGTGGACTCAATGCTGCGCCAGCATCAAACGATGGCCAGG ACAATAAACCCCATCCAACAACCAAGCCAAGTCGGTGGATCGGAGAGGCAGGAGAGCAGCTCTAATCCTCCATTGGCGACGACACCAGCTCCCCAAGAGCAACCACAGTCACAACCGCAAGAGCATCGAGTCCAAAAAAG TTCATCATCAGCACCATCCGAAACCGAAATCGAAAACGCAAACGCACCATCATCATCCGACCCCCAAGTGGGTTCCATTTACACCTACGGCGAGGGACTGCTGCATCCGTTCATGGGTCTGCTGCCGGTGGACAGACCCGATGATCCCTGGAACCAGAAGCCCTACGATCCGCACCATCCTCTCTACTCGGGCGGCGGGAGCTATGCGGCCTATCTGAAGGATGGTCGTCATCGCAGGGATACCCACATCATGGGTCAGGGATCGGAGAATGGCATCCTAACGCCCGGCATGTTGGAGAGACTGCTCCGAATCAAAGTGGACTTCCAGCGTAGGTTTCCCCATCTCTACCAGGGCATGCTGAATCACCATACGAATCTTACCCGCGTTGAGGTACAGCCTCCGGTTCTGGGCAACGTCACCAAGCCCAAAGTGAAGGCCCGGGAAGAGGATGAGACGGATGAGCCCGTCTTCGAGTTGGGAGCCGCCGAGCGTAGCCTGTTCGAGGACGAGGCCAACGATCCTCTGGAGAATGAACCCGAACCGGAACCAGACGAGGAGGACGACCGGGATGTGGAGGAGCCTAAGGAGAGCGGTGAACCCAGGGACTTTAGCAGCAGCAGAAAATACCGGGATGACAACGATATCGACTACTTCAATTTCGACGACGATGATGTTGATGATTcgacttttttttataaagccaataaaaataaatattaa
- the dec gene encoding defective chorion protein, FC177 isoform isoform X1, whose amino-acid sequence MRLHSLLPLLALLVAQAAGQDPPADAGKTTNSSTDTRPRIPTRDEILGQMPPITPIRTGNPQMDAFYMMFPALGSLLRWGSLFPAYSFLGAIPDDLQPSAAASKVVLVLAEDATAKTRVARQNTAPNPLGQLMNWPQDFQMPAMPDFGPQVGSFFAQLPTLPAMPSLLGAAAPVPAAAPAADPAPPAPAPAADPPASAAADTVAQQPILSQAALQNAFSFLNPANFDASSILGQGIPQGISQLPQLPQLSQSIPQLPPPNMDFVAQMQKQFFPQQAAGTDAQASDISEVRVRPEVSYSPEAQMAQQKINAAMEKEQEKEQDQERVPLLWFRMPSTQGQDASEEKTLDDLRVEAKLRAFEHQVIAELKMLQKIELLAKQMRSNAAAQSGDSPNRVSYPLSRTPVHKITRADIEQALRDDYVRRLVNKEAQRKARNQPGHTNQKANGLKRQAMPQQTLSKEDIVQVMAYAYRMANEQMEAEKGKQDKMYAAYRNSEGQTANQQAQDQRQMDQQRQVGQNSQMQRQWSEDQAKIQQNEQQRQVGQNSQMQRQWSEDQAKIQQNEQQRQVGQNSQMQRHWSEDQAKIQQNEQQRQVGQNSQMQRQWSEDQAKIQLNEQQRQVSQTSQIIQSMQQQRQWAEEQAKLLQNEQQRQVSQDSQMIQTMQQQRQWLEDLAKIQQNEQQRQVSQDSQIIQTMQQQRQMAEDQAKAQGMTQQNPTMMQQRQWVEDPQVVQQMQQRQWAEDEARMQQRQMMEQQRQLSEEQAQQNAMMMQQMQQRQMMQENPAMMKQRQWAQENPQSDQQPSMMMMQQPRMEQTPMMMEQVGRNDDPMDAIVGEAGPQMKENEGTARHKVDFLGIGGNKRKKFKSNSPPPTVINYYYSAPVQRPVAQGYGSSYGTSYGGGGYGSNAYGVPSPSNAYRAAVGNDEVDSMLRQHQTMARTINPIQQPSQVGGSERQESSSNPPLATTPAPQEQPQSQPQEHRVQKRLAIFHRFGRGVYNTTSKGCGCGRLDCLCGRSCQCGRSGAGAVSFRGSCQCKANRRSKRNVEYGTLETIDEGSLNELRREYKLGLKEITLNPDEDPAEALMRYNAASIREALERASMEPLEIGGDQYEEGTPEEAVVEEPMQHDPNAGYQYNHQDFVRLTTSTAAPTKSTTEATTPGPSETTSEATATTTESAKNEEIEMQQDSVAESSHVTKSISKQEQEIHQLHSIVDELKKEILKLNLRCSKIVSNNVVKEKPVTKKEPAKVEEESSKQAEKPKVEEKKNEGEPATVEQEEEQEEEEDAEGSSSSTTTTSSPTTTETPPTNSSKAETKCQVPQAKAKVDEPTGISNKLDYEDDTNWQSILANRGYDTEYLTKNHEAQFTQGQNLELPKTCNYDNNGSQEYAPYPEFQADEPHSDTGTEGKTKRALSVKQQAQLLNAALNDGGSDASDSPTTPTPYAMRGKFVRRRRTPSPRITKESHDGWVRSTRQVRTPQRPKKSVPQVKKVNSQVTTQATVSSTKLDSLVDVLKDLLRLQIQKEKKSSLLRAQSNIVSKTPKTIKPIKVIKRKRLRRRQHKPIATTIRTSIQPKA is encoded by the exons ATGAGATTGCACAGCCTGCTGCCGCTCCTGGCACTCCTTGTCGCCCAGGCGGCCGGTCAAGATCCCCCGGCGGATGCCGGAAAAACGACCAACTCCTCCACGGACACCAGACCAAGGATTCCCACCAGGGATGAG ATTCTTGGCCAGATGCCGCCCATCACTCCCATTCGCACTGGCAATCCCCAGATGGACGCCTTCTACATGATGTTCCCAGCGTTGGGCAGCCTCCTCCGCTGGGGCAGCCTGTTCCCGGCCTACTCGTTCCTGGGTGCCATTCCTGATGACCTCCAGCCCTCTGCAGCTGCCTCCAAGGTGGTGCTCGTCCTGGCCGAGGATGCCACGGCCAAGACGCGAGTTGCTCGTCAGAATACCGCGCCCAATCCTCTGGGTCAGCTGATGAACTGGCCACAGGACTTCCAAATGCCTGCAATGCCCGACTTTGGCCCGCAGGTTGGATCGTTTTTTGCCCAACTGCCGACTTTGCCGGCCATGCCTAGCCTTTTGGGTGCCGCAGCTCCAGTTCCTGCTGCCGCTCCAGCTGCTGATCCTGCTCCTCCGGCACCGGCTCCAGCTGCCGATCCTCCAGCATCCGCTGCAGCCGACACGGTTGCCCAACAACCTATCCTAAGCCAGGCAGCTCTGCAGAACGCCTTCTCCTTCCTGAATCCGGCGAACTTTGATGCCAGCAGTATACTGGGCCAGGGTATTCCCCAGGGTATTTCCCAGCTTCCTCAGCTTCCCCAGCTGTCCCAGAGTATTCCCCAGCTTCCCCCTCCCAATATGGACTTCGTGGCCCAAATGCAGAAGCAGTTCTTCCCACAACAAGCAGCTGGAACAGATGCCCAGGCCTCCGACATATCCGAGGTGAGGGTGCGTCCCGAGGTTTCCTACTCGCCAGAGGCACAGATGGCCCAGCAGAAGATCAATGCGGCAATGGAGAAGGAGCAGGAGAAGGAACAGGATCAGGAGCGAGTGCCCCTCCTCTGGTTCCGAATGCCCAGCACTCAGGGCCAGGATGCGTCGGAGGAGAAGACCCTGGACGATCTGCGAGTGGAGGCCAAGCTGAGGGCCTTCGAGCATCAGGTGATAGCCGAATTGAAAATGCTGCAGAAGATCGAGCTGCTGGCCAAGCAGATGAGGTCCAATGCGGCCGCACAGTCTGGAGATTCTCCCAACCGGGTTAGCTACCCCCTGAGTCGCACACCCGTCCACAAGATCACACGGGCCGATATCGAGCAGGCTCTGCGGGATGATTATGTCCGGCGATTGGTCAACAAGGAGGCCCAACGCAAGGCCAGGAACCAACCAGGCCATACCAACCAGAAGGCAAACGGCTTGAAGCGTCAGGCTATGCCCCAACAGACTCTGTCCAAGGAGGACATCGTCCAGGTCATGGCCTATGCCTATCGCATGGCCAACGAGCAGATGGAAGCCGAGAAGGGCAAGCAGGACAAGATGTACGCGGCCTACAGAAATTCCGAGGGTCAGACGGCCAACCAACAGGCCCAGGATCAGAGGCAGATGGATCAGCAGAGACAAGTGGGTCAGAATTCTCAGATGCAGCGACAGTGGTCAGAGGATCAGGCCAAGATTCAACAGAATGAACAACAGAGACAAGTGGGTCAGAATTCTCAGATGCAGCGACAGTGGTCAGAGGATCAGGCCAAGATTCAACAGAATGAACAACAGAGACAAGTGGGTCAGAATTCTCAGATGCAGCGACATTGGTCAGAGGATCAGGCCAAGATCCAACAGAATGAACAGCAGAGACAAGTGGGTCAGAATTCTCAGATGCAGCGACAATGGTCAGAGGATCAGGCCAAGATTCAACTGAATGAACAGCAAAGACAAGTGTCGCAGACCTCTCAGATTATTCAATCTATGCAGCAACAGCGACAGTGGGCCGAGGAGCAGGCCAAACTCCTACAGAATGAACAACAGAGACAAGTGTCGCAGGATTCTCAGATGATTCAAACGATGCAGCAGCAGCGACAGTGGTTAGAGGATCTGGCCAAGATTCAACAGAATGAACAGCAGAGACAAGTGTCGCAGGATTCTCAGATAATTCAAACGATGCAGCAGCAGCGACAGATGGCCGAGGATCAGGCCAAGGCTCAAGGAATGACCCAACAGAATCCCACGATGATGCAACAAAGGCAGTGGGTGGAGGATCCTCAAGTGGTTCAACAGATGCAGCAGAGGCAGTGGGCCGAGGATGAGGCCAGAATGCAGCAGAGGCAGATGATGGAACAGCAAAGACAATTGTCCGAGGAGCAGGCTCAGCAGAATGCCATGATGATGCAGCAAATGCAGCAGAGGCAGATGATGCAAGAGAATCCCGCGATGATGAAGCAGCGCCAGTGGGCCCAGGAGAACCCCCAATCGGACCAGCAGCCctcgatgatgatgatgcagCAACCACGAATGGAGCAGACTCCCATGATGATGGAACAGGTCGGCCGAAATGATGATCCTATGGACGCCATAGTTGGTGAGGCGGGTCCCCAGATGAAGGAGAACGAAGGAACCGCCCGGCACAAAG TGGATTTCTTGGGAATTGGCGGCAACAAGCGCAAGAAGTTCAAGTCCAATTCGCCACCGCCCACGGTGATCAACTATTACTACTCGGCACCGGTTCAGCGTCCCGTTGCCCAGGGTTACGGAAGTAGTTATGGAACCAGCTACGGAGGCGGGGGCTACGGATCGAATGCCTATGGTGTGCCCTCCCCATCGAACGCCTACCGGGCAGCCGTGGGCAACGATGAGGTGGACTCAATGCTGCGCCAGCATCAAACGATGGCCAGG ACAATAAACCCCATCCAACAACCAAGCCAAGTCGGTGGATCGGAGAGGCAGGAGAGCAGCTCTAATCCTCCATTGGCGACGACACCAGCTCCCCAAGAGCAACCACAGTCACAACCGCAAGAGCATCGAGTCCAAAAAAGGTTAGCCATTttccacaggtttgggcgagGGGTATATAATACCACATCCAAGGGTTGCGGATGCGGCAGGTTGGATTGTCTATGTGGCAGGAGTTGTCAGTGCGGAAGATCGGGAGCAGGAGCAGTCAGTTTCAGGGGATCCTGCCAGTGCAAGGCCAATCGCCGAAGCAAACGGAACGTGGAGTATGGAACCCTGGAGACCATCGATGAGGGTTCCCTCAACGAATTGCGTAGGGAATACAAGCTGGGACTTAAAGAGATCACACTGAATCCCGATGAAGATCCCGCAGAGGCCCTGATGCGCTACAATGCGGCCTCTATTCGTGAGGCTTTGGAGAGAGCCAGTATGGAACCGCTGGAAATCGGTGGAGATCAGTACGAAGAGGGAACGCCAGAGGAGGCCGTGGTGGAGGAGCCAATGCAGCATGATCCCAATGCAGGGTACCAGTATAATCACCAGGACTTTGTGCGCCTAACCACTTCCACAGCGGCACCAACGAAAAGCACCACAGAAGCCACCACTCCAGGACCCAGTGAAACCACCTCAGAAGCCACTGCCACAACCACTGAAAGTGCCAAGAATGAGGAAATTGAAATGCAGCAAGATTCGGTGGCTGAGAGCTCCCATGTAACCAAGTCGATATCCAAGCAGGAGCAGGAGATCCATCAGCTACACAGCATAGTGGATGAGCTGAAGAAGGAGATCCTCAAGCTGAACCTCAGATGCAGCAAGATAGTATCCAACAATGTGGTCAAAGAAAAGCCAGTTACGAAAAAGGAACCAGCCAAAGTGGAGGAAGAGTCTTCCAAGCAGGCGGAGAAGCCCAAGGTGGAGGAGAAAAAGAATGAAGGAGAGCCAGCTACAGtggagcaggaggaggagcaggaagAGGAGGAGGATGCCGAGGGTTCAAGTAgctccaccaccaccaccagtaGCCCCACAACCACAGAGACTCCACCAACGAATTCTTCAAAAGCTGAGACCAAATGCCAGGTTCCCCAGGCCAAGGCCAAAGTGGATGAGCCAACTGGTATCTCCAATAAACTGGACTACGAAGATGATACCAATTGGCAAAGCATTCTGGCCAATCGGGGCTATGATACGGAATACCTGACCAAGAACCATGAGGCACAGTTCACCCAAGGCCAGAACCTGGAGTTGCCAAAGACATGTAACTACGATAACAATGGCAGCCAGGAGTACGCCCCCTATCCGGAGTTCCAGGCGGATGAGCCCCATTCCGATACGGGGACTGAGGGCAAGACCAAGAGGGCCTTGAGTGTGAAACAGCAGGCGCAGCTCCTCAATGCGGCCCTAAATGATGGTGGTAGCGATGCGAGTGATTCACCCACCACACCCACACCGTATGCCATGAGGGGAAAGTTTGTGCGGCGTAGGAGGACTCCCAGTCCGAGGATCACAAAAGAAAGCCATGATGGTTGGGTGCGTTCCACCCGTCAAGTGAGAACGCCCCAGCGACCCAAAAAGTCCGTGCCACAGGTCAAAAAGGTCAACTCGCAGGTCACCACGCAGGCCACCGTGAGCAGCACCAAGCTAGACAGTTTGGTGGATGTGCTCAAGGATCTGTTGCGTCTGCAAATCCAGAAGGAGAAAAAGTCCAGTCTCCTCAGGGCCCAGAGCAATATCGTCTCGAAAACCCCCAAAACCATTAAGCCCATCAAAGTCATCAAGCGAAAGAGGTTGCGTAGAAGGCAACACAAACCCATTGCCACCACCATCAGAACTTCCATCCAACCTAAAGCATAA